In one Natronosalvus amylolyticus genomic region, the following are encoded:
- a CDS encoding DUF192 domain-containing protein has protein sequence MWPSRKRIYAGLVVSIVALIVGFGLIQLSILPVPWTNDHGQVTVYGDDGTEKLTVEVEVADTWEQRYTGLSDHDSLEPGTGMLFVHGSEGDRTYVMRDMDFDIDIIFIDSDREITAIHHARAPEPGEDGEDLRYSGRAQWVLEVPRGTANDSALEEGDTVEIEYE, from the coding sequence ATGTGGCCGTCTCGCAAACGGATCTATGCTGGACTTGTTGTGAGCATCGTCGCTCTCATCGTCGGATTCGGGCTGATCCAGCTCTCGATTCTCCCCGTACCATGGACCAACGACCACGGCCAGGTCACCGTCTACGGGGACGACGGCACCGAAAAGCTCACTGTCGAGGTCGAAGTCGCTGACACCTGGGAACAACGGTATACGGGCCTGAGCGATCACGACTCCCTCGAGCCGGGCACCGGAATGCTGTTCGTCCACGGGAGCGAGGGCGACCGAACCTACGTGATGCGAGACATGGATTTCGATATCGACATCATCTTCATCGACAGCGACCGCGAAATCACGGCCATCCACCACGCTCGAGCGCCCGAACCCGGTGAGGACGGCGAAGACCTGCGCTACTCCGGACGCGCACAGTGGGTCCTCGAAGTGCCCCGCGGCACCGCAAACGACAGCGCGCTCGAGGAAGGCGACACCGTCGAAATCGAGTACGAGTGA
- a CDS encoding DUF7344 domain-containing protein — MEALSTGEASEQLTADVILELLANRRRRYLLYALRGREDPIELSKLAEQVAGWEHDVPPDEVAQNEYKSVYVSSVQCHVPKLADAGVVDHDDENHTVVLAEKFSQLEPYLQVVVKDEPENSTLYEALDSGADEGFFGRVRQRLSS, encoded by the coding sequence ATGGAAGCGCTTTCCACGGGTGAGGCATCCGAGCAGCTAACAGCCGACGTGATCCTCGAGCTGCTCGCCAATCGCCGCCGCCGATACCTCCTCTATGCGCTTCGCGGCCGGGAAGACCCCATCGAACTCTCGAAGCTCGCCGAGCAGGTCGCCGGCTGGGAACACGACGTCCCACCGGACGAGGTCGCACAAAACGAGTACAAAAGCGTCTACGTGTCCTCCGTACAGTGCCACGTCCCGAAACTCGCTGACGCGGGTGTCGTCGACCACGATGACGAAAACCACACCGTCGTCCTCGCCGAGAAGTTCAGCCAACTCGAGCCCTACCTGCAAGTGGTGGTCAAAGACGAACCCGAAAACTCGACGCTGTACGAGGCACTCGACAGCGGTGCCGACGAAGGGTTCTTCGGACGCGTTCGCCAGCGACTGAGTTCCTAA